In Maridesulfovibrio frigidus DSM 17176, a genomic segment contains:
- a CDS encoding GlxA family transcriptional regulator: MNLGTKEGLPLLGPFRLASIEGEPVTGFTGVSLAVDSPLAVVSADIVVIPPLFGDVDVLSGNVELINAIRNASRRGAIVATICAGSFLLAETGFLNGKVATTHWKLTREFKRKYPEVDLHSDQMLIDGGNYICAGGAMAWQDLALHIVARFVSKDVASQCAKVLVLDSTRHVQTPYFMFDQHLESSSGFADNNIATAQKWMQKNYHQGVDLEMLSVISEVGVRTFLRRFKRATGVTSVQYLQQLRIESARHLLEVSTKNIEEITGAVGYENSSSFRRLFKKKTGLTPVEYRKKFSRLP, encoded by the coding sequence AAGGAAGGACTGCCTTTGTTAGGCCCTTTTAGACTGGCGAGCATAGAGGGTGAGCCTGTTACCGGCTTTACCGGAGTGTCGCTTGCGGTAGACAGTCCTCTTGCTGTTGTTTCTGCGGATATAGTTGTTATACCACCTCTATTTGGTGATGTGGACGTTCTTAGCGGCAATGTCGAGCTCATAAATGCAATACGGAATGCCAGCCGCAGAGGGGCAATTGTTGCGACCATTTGCGCAGGGTCGTTTCTACTTGCGGAAACAGGTTTTCTTAATGGTAAAGTGGCTACTACTCACTGGAAATTAACCCGCGAATTTAAGAGAAAATATCCCGAAGTAGACCTGCATTCAGATCAGATGTTGATAGACGGGGGTAATTATATTTGCGCTGGTGGTGCTATGGCGTGGCAGGATCTTGCTTTGCATATAGTCGCACGATTTGTGAGTAAAGATGTAGCTTCGCAATGTGCAAAGGTCTTGGTGCTGGATAGTACCCGCCATGTGCAGACTCCATATTTTATGTTTGATCAGCACCTTGAGTCATCATCCGGCTTTGCGGACAACAATATTGCCACAGCTCAAAAATGGATGCAGAAAAATTATCATCAGGGTGTGGATCTCGAGATGCTATCCGTAATCTCTGAAGTAGGAGTACGGACTTTTTTGCGTCGTTTTAAGCGGGCAACCGGAGTTACATCCGTGCAATATTTGCAACAGTTACGCATCGAGTCTGCAAGGCATCTGCTTGAAGTCAGCACAAAAAATATTGAAGAGATTACCGGAGCGGTTGGGTATGAAAATTCTTCGTCATTTCGAAGATTGTTTAAGAAAAAAACAGGGCTTACACCTGTGGAATATAGAAAGAAATTTAGCAGATTACCTTAG
- a CDS encoding MlaA family lipoprotein, producing MMSPQFKYLLLLFALLLIPSCATINKEDPDMTLSPTGFMTPVSHAPSPTNIMRKEADLEFLDVYDPWGPMNRHVYSFNAEFDRAVYLPTLELYTTVLPTPVRKGVTNAVNNLNEVNSIINSTLQGRGEKLLRSCYRLIINSTVGILGILDVAEGWGIQRVITSTADTLGVWGISPGPYVVLPLFGPSSVRDAAGLAGDSALLWAEMNFVYDVLGVTDGRTLIGAGEATIRGLNLRAQQPFRYYQTGSPFEYDLVRFLYSTKRELDIEKQ from the coding sequence ATGATGAGTCCGCAATTCAAATACCTGTTGCTGCTTTTCGCTCTTCTGCTTATCCCGTCCTGCGCGACCATAAATAAAGAAGATCCCGACATGACTCTGTCACCGACAGGCTTTATGACGCCTGTATCGCACGCACCTAGCCCCACAAATATTATGCGCAAGGAAGCTGACTTAGAATTTCTTGATGTATACGATCCGTGGGGACCGATGAACCGCCATGTATATTCTTTCAATGCGGAATTCGACCGTGCGGTCTATCTTCCGACTTTGGAACTTTACACAACAGTGCTTCCCACACCAGTCAGAAAAGGCGTGACTAATGCCGTCAATAATCTGAATGAAGTTAACTCCATCATCAACAGCACCCTGCAGGGAAGAGGCGAAAAGCTTCTGCGCTCCTGCTATCGGCTGATTATAAATTCAACGGTCGGAATTCTGGGCATCCTGGATGTAGCTGAAGGCTGGGGCATACAAAGAGTTATCACATCTACTGCCGACACACTGGGAGTTTGGGGAATAAGCCCCGGACCTTATGTTGTTCTGCCGCTCTTTGGCCCATCATCCGTACGAGATGCCGCCGGACTTGCCGGAGATTCTGCTCTGCTATGGGCCGAAATGAATTTTGTTTACGATGTTCTGGGTGTAACAGACGGAAGAACCCTGATCGGAGCGGGAGAAGCCACGATTCGTGGTCTTAATCTGCGAGCTCAGCAACCCTTTCGCTACTATCAAACAGGTTCACCATTTGAGTATGATCTAGTGCGATTTCTATACTCTACCAAGCGTGAACTGGATATTGAAAAACAATAG